The following proteins are encoded in a genomic region of Gimesia algae:
- a CDS encoding FtsW/RodA/SpoVE family cell cycle protein produces MKSSLPIDSQPEHDRSLFISMACALLGIGVLMVHSASITSWPTEFEQVYLSKHLIFLAIAACVASSASYLPARFWYDRAPLLFWGTVVLLILVLIPGIGTRVNGAQRWLRFGSVSLQPSELAKIALPLLTVRLMVQRRSSVKHWFRGTVPLLIPLAIIIPLVIKQPDLGTTLFLAGGVMIALFLGGWPIRNFVIGLLCALPAVVMLVALRPYQLKRISGFLDTWTNWESAPYQLKQSLMALGTGGISGSGLGKGAQKLSFLPEANTDFVFSVAGEELGLIGTLAIVGLWVGLFLAGLNIIRSQKQNSYAYVVSLTLLLQLVFQAILNVAVVTAMVPPKGISHPLISYGGTNLMVSLLSLGMIISLTRSAADEDLVIDPELDQNDEPLLNEVVALAEEKTPLEVDSPEECEDEECEDEECEDEECEDEECEDEECEDEECEDEECEDEECEDEECEDEECEDEECEDEECEDEEDLESEEKS; encoded by the coding sequence ATGAAGTCATCATTGCCAATCGATTCTCAGCCGGAGCACGATCGCAGTCTGTTCATTTCGATGGCCTGTGCGCTGCTCGGGATCGGAGTGTTGATGGTACATAGCGCCAGCATCACATCCTGGCCGACCGAATTCGAGCAGGTTTATTTATCGAAACACTTGATTTTTCTGGCGATCGCGGCTTGTGTGGCATCGAGCGCTTCGTATCTCCCGGCCCGGTTCTGGTATGACCGTGCTCCCCTGCTTTTCTGGGGTACTGTTGTGTTGCTGATTCTGGTGTTGATTCCGGGCATCGGAACACGGGTGAATGGTGCGCAGCGCTGGTTGCGGTTTGGTTCAGTTTCCCTGCAGCCTTCGGAGCTGGCAAAAATTGCGCTCCCGCTGCTGACGGTGCGGTTGATGGTGCAGCGTCGCTCTTCTGTCAAACACTGGTTCAGAGGAACCGTACCGTTACTGATTCCGCTGGCGATTATTATCCCCCTGGTGATTAAACAACCCGATCTGGGCACAACCCTGTTTCTGGCAGGGGGCGTCATGATTGCTCTCTTTCTGGGGGGATGGCCGATTCGAAACTTTGTCATCGGTCTGTTGTGTGCCTTGCCTGCGGTGGTGATGCTGGTCGCTTTACGTCCTTATCAATTGAAACGGATCAGCGGATTCCTCGATACCTGGACCAACTGGGAATCTGCCCCCTATCAGTTGAAACAGTCTCTGATGGCTTTGGGGACAGGCGGTATTTCCGGATCCGGACTGGGAAAAGGGGCGCAAAAATTAAGCTTTCTCCCGGAAGCGAATACTGATTTTGTGTTTTCCGTCGCCGGTGAAGAACTGGGGTTAATTGGCACTCTCGCGATTGTCGGGTTATGGGTGGGTCTGTTTCTGGCAGGATTGAACATTATTCGATCGCAGAAACAGAATTCCTATGCCTATGTGGTCAGTCTGACATTACTGCTGCAGCTGGTGTTTCAGGCCATTCTTAATGTGGCCGTGGTGACCGCCATGGTGCCTCCCAAAGGGATTTCGCATCCCTTAATCAGTTATGGCGGTACGAACCTGATGGTCAGCCTGCTGTCGCTGGGAATGATTATCAGCCTGACACGGTCAGCGGCAGATGAGGATCTCGTGATTGATCCGGAGCTCGATCAGAATGATGAGCCACTCTTGAATGAAGTGGTCGCTCTGGCTGAGGAGAAGACACCGTTGGAGGTGGATTCTCCGGAAGAGTGCGAGGATGAAGAGTGCGAGGATGAAGAGTGCGAGGATGAAGAGTGCGAGGATGAAGAGTGCGAGGATGAAGAGTGCGAAGATGAAGAGTGCGAAGATGAAGAGTGCGAAGATGAAGAGTGCGAGGATGAAGAGTGCGAAGATGAAGAGTGCGAAGATGAAGAGTGCGAGGATGAAGAGTGCGAGGATGAAGAAGATCTCGAATCAGAAGAGAAATCTTAG
- the mraY gene encoding phospho-N-acetylmuramoyl-pentapeptide-transferase, translated as MIIWLVKTFSPLLEQLEVLSTGDSRVFLTARMALASLSSFLIAILLGPLAIRWLEKRFRERVDSDSEKLNEIHASKNATPTMGGIFIVGAILISGLLWADLSNRYVQLGLLTAAGFALLGAYDDWIKLSTTRNGLKPRQKLVVQLIFSTVIGTALYFNHHSVPAGLDLIMPVTRMVCSLGLFFIPWSMFVMTGSSNAVNLTDGLDGLASGCMVFAGSAFAGLTYLAGHKVMAEYLQVPFIPGAGELSILLGATVGAVLGFLWFNCYPAQVFMGDTGSLPLGALLGFSSLVIRQEALLVIAGGVFVVETLSVIIQVFWYRRTGVRVLACSPLHNHFLFKGQHEMKIVVRFWICSALLAIIAISSLKIAT; from the coding sequence ATGATCATCTGGCTGGTGAAGACATTTTCTCCTCTCCTGGAGCAACTCGAAGTACTTTCGACGGGTGACTCCCGCGTGTTTCTGACGGCGCGGATGGCATTGGCCAGTCTGTCCTCCTTCCTGATCGCGATTTTGCTGGGACCGCTGGCAATCCGCTGGCTGGAGAAACGCTTTCGCGAACGGGTCGACAGTGATTCCGAAAAGCTGAATGAAATTCATGCCTCCAAGAATGCGACTCCCACAATGGGAGGCATCTTCATTGTGGGTGCCATTCTGATCTCAGGTCTGCTCTGGGCTGATCTCTCGAATCGCTATGTCCAGTTGGGCTTGTTGACGGCTGCCGGTTTTGCGCTGCTGGGTGCCTACGATGACTGGATCAAACTCAGCACCACCCGGAACGGATTAAAGCCTCGTCAGAAACTCGTCGTTCAACTGATTTTTTCGACTGTGATCGGGACCGCTTTGTACTTCAATCATCACAGCGTGCCTGCCGGGCTGGATTTGATCATGCCTGTGACCCGCATGGTCTGTTCCCTGGGACTGTTCTTTATTCCCTGGTCGATGTTTGTGATGACGGGCAGTTCGAATGCGGTGAACCTGACAGATGGTCTGGATGGTCTGGCCAGTGGTTGTATGGTGTTTGCCGGATCTGCCTTCGCCGGATTGACCTATCTGGCAGGACACAAAGTGATGGCGGAATATCTGCAGGTGCCCTTCATCCCGGGGGCGGGTGAGTTGAGTATTCTGCTGGGAGCGACTGTGGGCGCTGTACTGGGCTTCTTATGGTTTAACTGTTATCCCGCCCAGGTTTTCATGGGGGATACGGGCTCGTTGCCTCTGGGCGCGCTGCTGGGGTTTTCCTCGCTGGTGATCCGTCAGGAAGCTTTACTGGTCATTGCCGGTGGCGTGTTCGTTGTGGAAACTTTAAGCGTGATCATTCAGGTGTTCTGGTACCGCCGGACCGGAGTGCGCGTGCTGGCCTGCAGTCCGCTGCATAATCATTTTCTGTTCAAAGGCCAGCATGAGATGAAGATTGTGGTCCGCTTCTGGATCTGCTCCGCCTTACTGGCCATCATAGCGATCTCCAGTCTGAAGATTGCTACTTGA
- a CDS encoding UDP-N-acetylmuramoyl-tripeptide--D-alanyl-D-alanine ligase has product MDRISINKISQVIQRGATRPLHELADVAGISIDSRTTQVNDLFFAIQGQRLDGHLFVNQALARGAAACVVKRGEVTDPGSQVLLEVEDVNHALLQFARWYREQQAAQVIGVTGSVGKTTTRSMIYTALSSSLSGVQSPANFNNEFGVPLSIAGIETSHQFAVLELAASHVGEIRELAEVVKPQMGVITGIGHSHLAHFGTLQQTAETKGALFEQLPAAGLAVVCGDDSFADYLASRTIARTVRVGLAENNDLQAVSIEQDQQGLSFRVNCQQYLLPVVGRHFINAALAAIAVAREWGISESDVSESLRNYSTVPGRCHRTQIGDWTVIDDTYNASPDSMRAACQVLRDYAGTGKRIMVMGDMLELGPETEHYHREMGTLVSESGVDLLFVCGGQAESVAQGARSAGMSENQITTAADVELLAQDVTDHLEPGDVVLVKGSRGMRMERLMLHLQQIVSDRETTGATKISCV; this is encoded by the coding sequence ATGGATCGTATCTCAATCAACAAAATTAGCCAGGTGATTCAGAGGGGGGCAACACGCCCGCTTCACGAACTGGCTGACGTTGCCGGGATTTCGATTGATTCGCGCACTACGCAAGTGAATGATCTGTTCTTTGCCATTCAGGGGCAGCGGCTGGATGGGCATCTGTTTGTCAACCAGGCTCTGGCGCGAGGGGCAGCAGCCTGTGTTGTGAAACGAGGGGAAGTGACAGATCCCGGTTCACAGGTACTGCTTGAGGTCGAAGATGTTAATCACGCGTTGCTGCAGTTCGCCCGCTGGTACCGGGAGCAGCAGGCGGCGCAGGTAATTGGTGTCACAGGCAGTGTCGGAAAAACAACAACACGGTCGATGATTTATACCGCATTGTCATCCAGTCTGTCAGGGGTTCAAAGCCCTGCAAACTTCAATAATGAGTTCGGCGTGCCATTAAGTATCGCCGGGATCGAAACGTCTCATCAGTTTGCGGTTCTGGAGCTGGCCGCATCGCATGTGGGAGAAATTCGAGAACTGGCTGAGGTTGTAAAACCTCAAATGGGTGTGATTACCGGCATCGGTCACTCCCATCTGGCGCATTTTGGAACACTGCAACAGACGGCTGAAACTAAAGGGGCCTTGTTCGAGCAGTTGCCCGCAGCGGGCCTGGCTGTCGTCTGTGGCGATGACTCGTTTGCCGACTATCTGGCTTCCCGAACCATTGCCAGAACAGTGCGGGTGGGGCTGGCAGAAAATAATGATTTACAGGCTGTCTCGATTGAGCAGGACCAGCAGGGACTTTCGTTTCGGGTGAATTGTCAGCAGTATCTGTTGCCGGTCGTGGGGCGACATTTCATCAATGCTGCATTGGCAGCGATTGCTGTGGCCCGGGAATGGGGAATCTCTGAAAGCGATGTGTCTGAGAGTCTGCGGAACTATTCTACTGTCCCGGGACGCTGTCATCGAACACAGATAGGCGACTGGACGGTGATTGATGATACCTATAATGCCAGTCCTGACTCCATGCGAGCGGCGTGCCAGGTGTTGCGCGACTATGCCGGTACAGGTAAACGCATCATGGTCATGGGAGATATGCTGGAGTTGGGGCCGGAAACAGAACATTATCACCGGGAGATGGGGACGCTGGTTTCCGAATCAGGCGTTGATCTTCTGTTTGTCTGTGGCGGACAGGCAGAGTCGGTGGCGCAGGGAGCCAGGTCTGCCGGGATGTCTGAAAATCAAATTACCACTGCTGCTGATGTGGAACTGCTGGCACAGGATGTGACAGATCACCTTGAGCCGGGAGACGTTGTGTTAGTGAAAGGATCTCGCGGGATGCGGATGGAGCGTTTGATGTTGCATCTTCAGCAGATTGTTTCAGACAGGGAAACAACAGGAGCGACGAAAATATCATGTGTCTAA